One window from the genome of Ananas comosus cultivar F153 unplaced genomic scaffold, ASM154086v1, whole genome shotgun sequence encodes:
- the LOC109704898 gene encoding uncharacterized protein LOC109704898, producing MKNKRLRTVYFHNFSRFDGILILRYYAERGKKYKIKPLVRNHKLYELKVYINDKFLLRFRDSCTLLPSSLASLGRTLCPELGPKGSIPHEDLDVSDLRAKSEDLINYLRQDILILGGVMLKAQEINWSKYQIDIEGVMTVSALSLKIFRKKYFDDNIFHINIPTQNQDTFIRRGYYGGHVDVYKPYGENLYYYDVNSLYPYIMKSYPMPCGVPVWHNNLECQDLDNLFGFIEAYVVCPASISHPFLPYKDKFGTLIFPTGKFIGIFYSEELKFARDLGYHIIPLRGYLFEAMSSPFEGIISDLYESRLEAKKRGDEPMTFIYKILMNSLYGRFGMNPESTVTEICNQKRYEELMKMDNFQSAEMLTENYYIVNYITNSSFAEDDNWKAPKMSAVQLAAAVTACARIHMYPYISRPDCYYTDTDSVVLGCPLSDDLISSMEMGKFKLEYFVKKGIFLAPKSYMLETVDEQHVIRHKGPAKDLVTSEWFKKQLADPSLTELIPTHVNFRIDWKKFQIGKKDILIKLGLPQSTKRENVYDSENVWIETRPINVIDLGSKDATTILKYELLRLSVSQSTTEGQKTPTEGQKTPTEGQKTPTEGKNTPTEGQKATTVQPTLYNTKDHDNSIPKPDE from the coding sequence ATGAAAAATAAGAGACTTCGAACAGTTTATTTCCACAATTTTTCCCGATTTGATGGAATTTTAATTCTTAGGTATTATGCTGAGCGTGgtaaaaagtataaaatcaaACCCTTGGTGAGGAATCATAAACTTTACGAGCTGAAAGTCTATATTAACGATAAATTCTTATTACGTTTTAGAGATTCTTGCACATTGCTGCCTAGCTCTCTTGCATCATTGGGAAGGACATTATGCCCTGAATTAGGTCCCAAAGGTTCTATCCCGCATGAGGATTTGGATGTGTCTGATCTTCGGGCTAAGAGTGAGGATTTGATAAACTATCTTCGACAAGATATCCTTATCTTAGGTGGTGTGATGTTGAAGGCTCAAGAAATTAATTGGTCTAAGTATCAGATTGATATTGAGGGTGTGATGACAGTGTCAGCGCTATCCCTGAAAATCTTTCGTAAGAAATATTTTGATGATAATATCTTTCATATAAATATACCAACTCAGAACCAAGACACTTTTATTAGGCGAGGCTATTATGGGGGTCATGTGGATGTATATAAACCCTATGGTGAGAATCTTTACTACTACGATGTTAACTCTTTATATCCTTATATTATGAAATCCTATCCGATGCCTTGTGGCGTACCTGTCTGGCATAATAATTTGGAATGCCAGGATTTAGATAACTTGTTTGGATTTATTGAGGCCTATGTTGTATGTCCTGCTAGTATATCACATCCATTCTTGCCATATAAGGATAAATTTGGTACTTTAATCTTTCCTACAGGTAAATTCATTGGAATCTTTTATAGTGAAGAGTTGAAGTTCGCACGTGATTTAGGTTACCATATAATTCCTCTTAGGGGGTATTTGTTTGAGGCGATGTCAAGTCCTTTCGAAGGGATCATTTCTGACCTCTATGAAAGCAGACTCGAAGCTAAGAAAAGAGGTGATGAGCCTATGACATTTATTTATAAGATTTTAATGAATTCGCTCTATGGTAGATTTGGTATGAATCCTGAAAGTACAGTAACCGAGATCTGCAATCAAAAAAGATACGAGGAATTGATGAAGATGGATAATTTTCAATCAGCTGAAATGCTTACTGAAAATTACTATATTGTCAATTACATTACCAATAGTAGCTTTGCAGAAGACGATAACTGGAAAGCTCCTAAGATGTCGGCGGTTCAATTAGCAGCTGCTGTAACTGCTTGTGCTCGTATTCATATGTATCCATACATTTCCAGACCTGACTGTTATTATACTGATACTGACTCAGTAGTTCTAGGATGTCCTCTTTCTGACGATTTAATCTCATCCATGGAAATGGGGAAGTTTAAACTCGAATACTTTGTCAAGAAAGGAATCTTTTTAGCACCAAAAAGTTATATGTTAGAAACAGTTGACGAACAACATGTTATTAGACACAAGGGCCCTGCTAAAGATTTAGTAACATCTGAATGGTTTAAAAAGCAATTAGCTGATCCAtctctaacggagctgatcccCACTCATGTAAATTTCAGAATAGATTGGAAAAAATTCCAGATTGGAAAAAAAGATATTCTCATCAAACTAGGACTACCACAGAGTACGAAAAGAGAGAATGTCTATGATTCAGAAAATGTTTGGATAGAAACACGACCTATAAATGTAATTGACCTAGGAAGTAAAGATGCTACTACTATATTGAAATATGAGCTATTGAGGTTATCAGTCAGTCAGTCCACTACTGAGGGTCAAAAGACCCCTACTGAAGGTCAAAAGACCCCTACTGAAGGTCAAAAGACCCCTACTGAAGGTAAAAATACCCCTACTGAAGGTCAAAAGGCCACTACGGTTCAACCTACTCTCTACAATACCAAGGACCACGACAATAGTATTCCCAAACCTGAtgaataa